Proteins co-encoded in one Candidatus Binatia bacterium genomic window:
- a CDS encoding TIGR03617 family F420-dependent LLM class oxidoreductase — MRIYITVPTDDPRNAGRVFRELEEIGYDGGFSFESKHDPFLPLAIAAGTTRRLQLGTAVAIAFARNPMVLANIGYDLQVITGGRFVLGLGSQVRPHIEHRFSETWSKPVARMREMVLAIRAIWDAWEGHSKLDFSGEFYRHTIMIPAFNPGPNPYGSPRIFLGGFGPRMIELAGEVANGFLAHPFNTRTSLERIAIPALERGLARSGRPRDDFEIVCVTMVVTWTTEQEYESARASLQEQLAFYGSTPAYKSVLECHGWDDLHPELNRLSKQGRWAEMSELITDEMMEAIAVMRPRHEVASALLERLAGIADAVSLVNNRHPDPGNFRDIVADLRGQRATSSPRRPAVTGS; from the coding sequence GTGCGCATTTACATAACGGTGCCGACCGACGACCCGCGGAACGCGGGACGCGTCTTCCGCGAGCTCGAGGAGATCGGTTACGATGGCGGCTTCTCGTTCGAGTCGAAGCACGACCCTTTCCTCCCGCTCGCCATCGCCGCGGGCACGACCCGGCGCTTACAGCTTGGCACGGCTGTCGCCATCGCCTTCGCCCGGAACCCGATGGTGCTCGCCAACATCGGCTACGATTTGCAGGTGATTACCGGCGGGCGGTTCGTGCTCGGCCTTGGCTCCCAGGTCCGTCCCCATATCGAGCACCGCTTCAGCGAAACGTGGTCGAAGCCGGTGGCGCGGATGCGCGAAATGGTCCTCGCGATCAGGGCGATCTGGGACGCATGGGAGGGACACTCGAAGCTCGACTTCAGCGGCGAGTTCTACCGGCACACCATCATGATCCCGGCGTTCAACCCCGGTCCGAACCCATATGGGTCCCCGCGGATCTTCCTCGGCGGCTTCGGTCCCCGCATGATCGAGTTGGCGGGTGAGGTGGCGAACGGCTTCCTCGCCCACCCGTTCAACACCCGCACGTCACTCGAACGGATCGCGATCCCCGCGCTCGAACGCGGCCTGGCGCGCTCGGGACGCCCCCGCGACGACTTCGAGATTGTCTGCGTGACCATGGTGGTGACGTGGACGACCGAGCAGGAGTACGAGTCGGCCCGCGCCTCGCTGCAGGAGCAGCTTGCGTTTTACGGCTCGACGCCCGCGTACAAGTCGGTGCTCGAGTGCCACGGTTGGGATGATCTCCACCCCGAACTCAACCGGCTCTCGAAGCAGGGGCGGTGGGCCGAGATGAGCGAGCTCATCACCGACGAAATGATGGAGGCAATTGCGGTGATGCGGCCCCGTCACGAGGTTGCGTCCGCGCTCCTCGAGCGCCTGGCGGGGATCGCCGACGCCGTGAGCCTGGTGAACAACCGCCACCCCGACCCCGGCAACTTCCGGGACATTGTTGCTGACCTGCGCGGCCAGCGGGCTACTTCTTCGCCTCGCCGCCCTGCTGTGACAGGCTCCTGA
- a CDS encoding ketoacyl-ACP synthase III, protein MSSAILGFGHHLPAEVDRVGVRRPIAIEAVGPSTLAVSAATQALERAQLTAAAVDFIIFATMTPDVTFPGAGCFFQHQMGCGTIGALDVRAQCAGFLFALAIADQFVRAGVYGSVLVAGAEVHSSGLDYSGHGAPIARLFGDGAGAALVGKGAGRSRIRNVVVHTDGRHHDRFWCEYPASRQHPVRMTVDNFRQGKHFPAIDVDAVRRFGVESLPAVIHESLHAADTKIEQVDRFIISHLLPEVSESAGKTLGISPARLTIPAARHGHLTAAALPVALSEDVASGQLGPGATVCLAASGAGYAWGAAVVTL, encoded by the coding sequence ATGAGCAGCGCAATCCTGGGCTTCGGGCACCATCTCCCGGCCGAGGTGGATCGGGTTGGTGTGCGTCGGCCCATCGCCATCGAGGCAGTCGGTCCGTCCACGCTGGCCGTGAGCGCGGCGACGCAAGCGCTCGAGCGCGCGCAACTGACGGCGGCGGCGGTGGACTTCATCATCTTCGCCACCATGACCCCGGACGTGACCTTTCCCGGAGCCGGCTGCTTCTTCCAGCACCAAATGGGGTGCGGCACAATAGGCGCCCTGGACGTACGGGCCCAGTGCGCCGGCTTTCTCTTCGCCCTCGCCATCGCCGATCAGTTTGTGCGGGCGGGCGTCTACGGGAGCGTGCTCGTCGCCGGGGCCGAAGTACATTCCTCCGGTCTGGACTACTCCGGGCACGGCGCCCCGATCGCCCGGCTGTTTGGCGATGGCGCGGGTGCCGCCCTGGTGGGAAAGGGCGCCGGCAGGAGCAGGATCCGCAACGTCGTGGTCCACACCGATGGCCGGCACCATGACCGCTTCTGGTGTGAATACCCCGCGAGCCGGCAGCATCCCGTGCGCATGACGGTCGACAATTTCCGCCAGGGGAAACATTTTCCCGCCATCGACGTCGACGCCGTGCGGCGCTTCGGAGTCGAATCGCTCCCCGCGGTGATTCACGAGTCGCTACACGCCGCGGACACCAAGATCGAGCAGGTGGATCGCTTCATCATCAGCCACCTGCTGCCGGAGGTCTCTGAGTCTGCCGGGAAGACGCTCGGCATCTCGCCGGCGCGCCTGACCATCCCGGCGGCACGGCACGGGCATCTCACGGCCGCAGCACTGCCGGTCGCCTTGAGCGAAGACGTCGCCAGCGGTCAACTCGGTCCGGGCGCCACCGTGTGCTTGGCGGCATCCGGCGCCGGCTACGCCTGGGGCGCGGCGGTGGTGACGCTGTAG